The window tctcaaatttttttcaagCTTTTTTCTAACTGAAATGTTAAAAAATCTCACTGTTTAGCAATTTTGACCACAAGAGCTAATGTAGAGATCACTTTTCACAGTTCTGATTGCCAGCATTTAGGGCATGTTATACTCAACAATATCTTTGTTTTCAGGTCCCTTGAGATGAAGATTGAAACCCTTAAGGCTGGAAGGGATGAGAAAAGAGATGATTGCCATGTTGACAATGGCTCGGCTGAACCAGAGTTAAATGTTCCTTCTCATAAGTTGGATAGAGTTAACGATTCTCCAAAAGAGATGTCAAAGGATGGGTTATCTGCAGGGAGTTTCACTCATGAAACTAAGACAAACTGGACTCATGAATGCCAGATTCCGGCAACATCTTGTGAAGATGTGGCGACCAAGCCTGAAGCATCAGGGTCCACTGAGCAGGAGAAAGTTTTGAATGTAGATAAGTTGGCTAACATTGTATATCAAGAACATGGAGGGTGTTTGAAAAAACCGAGAGGGAAGAGAAAGAGGAAGGATTGTAGCAGAAGTATTAACGAAGTAAGTGTAAGAGAAAGTGATTTTTCAGCTGATGTGTGTAAAGAAAGTTCTCTCAGCTACTGTGGCGAGATTGTTAAATCTTCTGGTGTGAATGAGGAGAATGCAAACTTGAAAACGGCTGGAATAAAAGATTTGATGGAGCTCTTAGATTCTTTTTTGGTAGTTCAAGGTGCTTCTGTCTTCACTTATAAGCATGATAACCAGGTATGTGTAACTTATATCCCATTCTATTCTTCTATAGTTGGCTTTTAACTTTTCTCACCATGTAATGCTTTTGATTATAGACTAATGGATTTGTGGTGTTCGTTATTCTTTAGGGTGCACTTGTTATGAAAAGAATAGGagtgggagagagagagagagagaaacataaAATAATCATGTACTTAACATCCCCAATTGTGCACCTAGAGTTAAGGTTCTTGACTCATTTTAATGGGTCCTATCTTGCCACATTtgatttaaaaacattaaaatcctTTTACTCCAATGGTGCAATCATGTAAGAACTTAAAATGAGTCTCACATTGTCTcacaaaatgtttattttttaatcataagaaCCGATTCTTATAGCTGAAAGTCATGTCAATTTCCTCCAACGGTGATCCTAAGTAAGAACTGATTCTCAAACTTAAGAGCCTCACAAGAACTGCCATTGGAGATGATCTTAGAGAATAAAGTGGAAAGAATGTAGATGAAGTGCTTAACAACTTAGCATTTGTATTTCCCCTTTAATAAATACTTTCCTTCTTATGAGGGGACCAAATATAGGTAAAATTCAGTACAATAGTTCGCACTAAACATTTTCTACtgtgcattttttaaatattccaTTTCTATATTTGGGTAAACGCAGCTATTAAATACAATCACCAATTAAGATAGTATAATAATTAGAGAGTAATACATTTTATTCTATAGTTGCACAGATACTAGGCAATACAGGCaaatataaatttcaacaatcctttatgtttctttttaaaCGTTTTTCtacaagtaaaaaattatagtttcCATTCATTACTCCATTTTCACCTCTGAAACCAAGCATTTGGCTCTTTTCATGTTATTCCTTTTGAAATTGTTTAGCTATAACAAATAGGATTTAATTTAAGCCTTGAGTTGAGACAAGGAATATGCCCTGATACATGATTCATTATAACAGAAGCAAGGAAGATACGAGAAATTGATCCGGCAGCATGTGGATTTTGACACCATAAAGTCAAGAATCCACAACGGAACAATCAAGTCCGTGGTAGAACTTTTAAGAGACTTGCTACTCCTGAGCAACAATGCTCTAGTGTTCTACTCCAAGAACACTCGTGAACACAAAACTGGTCTACAACTTAGAGACCTTGTCATCAAAACATTGACGGAGAAACTCGAGAGTTCTAGCACATCACCTGTGGGTGATCCTTCAGTGAATGTCATAAGCACACGTTCTAGCACATCGTATCTGCGTGATTCTTCAGCTAGAGTCAGAAGCATGCCTTCTACATCGCCTGTACGTGATTCGTCAGTGAAAGTCAGAAGCATGCGCCCTGGTAACCGCAAGATTGTTGCAAAGGTAGCTGGTGGCAGCAGCTCGGCTGAAAGGGTCTTAGTTGGAGCTAAGAAAGCTAACAAAGTAGATACTATACCAGCTGAAAGGGTCTCAGCTGCAGTTAAGAAAGCTAACAAAGTGGATTCTCCACCTTCAGTGGAATCCTTAAGCTTCAAGAAAGCTTGTGGTGGTAGAACAAGAACGGTTGGACATGAAAGTGCAGTCAAGAGAAATGCAACACCAAGGAATGATAGGAAAAGGATAGCAAAGTGAGGGTTTGGCCCTCTTGAAGGGTCTCTGTACAAagaaaaccctttctttttggTTTGCATTCAGAAGGATGAAGTTTCATGCAATCAGAAGGAACTGCACCAGGGAAAGTACTGGCTACTTcaaatatatgatatttaagTAGTTCTACAATTATGAACTAAAAAAAGTTCTAAATTATAGTAACCAATCTAGACAAAATTTCAAACTATAGTAGGTACTTCTGGTAAATCTTTGGCAAGTTGTAAatgcaaattttgtttttaccaAAAGAGAAGTATACTAATTTAAATCCACAGGAAGTTATGAATTAGCGTATTACAACACACCAGGTCATTATTTTACTCCATGTTCGTGATTACTTGTCTGCTTTTGTTTATTCTTCCTTTGATTAATTTGGTATAAGGATTCAGTTTATTGAATATCAGAATTTAATCAAGTGATTGAGCATAAATGGTTAATGTGTTGAagttaaagacaaaaaatattggAATTGGATTACCAAATTAATTATCCAATGCTCGTGGCCAAGAACAAATGAATCAGCAGGAGAGAAAAGCAGGAAACTGGTATTTTTAGGGTTAAAGAGTAATtatatcttaaattatttagtCTAGTTGTActtttcattatatattaagattaagcaaaatatattttaatttattgaaaaatttcttttagatctaatttaaaatttagttttaatggAATATATTAATGTGCACATGACTAGTGTTACAAAAATGTATTCGAAGATAAAATTACTATGACCTAGATGCTCCAAGTTGATTTCTTCAGCTAATAGATGTTGCTTTATATGATTTCTCAATGCTTCAaccttttatgtccttaaaaattgtggcaagaaaaagaaaggaacttGCATGAGTTGGGTGGAGGCCCCATTTCAAATTCTTTGCGAGTGCAAATTGAAGACTCTGTGTACACTAGCGGGTTCTTTCTTGTTTGTATTGGTCTGTAAAGACTCTTTGTGATGCAAATTGAAGAGTCAACACGAGCCAATTCCAATAGACCACTTGATTGTCACTTGTCTTCGTGCCTGTCACTAACAACTATCAAGTTAACTCTTCCCTTTTgggatttgttttttcttcactaTTGGTTAGATATGTCCAAGTTGTTCATAAGTTTTGATATGTGAACTTTTTTTGTCTTCTAAGTATATTTTATGTAGTCAAAAGTCAAATGCATAGTACATTCCATGATAATTAACTTTTAAGTTAGATGTAAaggaaaaattacaataaattattataaattagggggtcttgtgctgaattttaatATGAAAGTGAAAAGTACAAGTAGACTAATCACTTAAAAGGgaataaagtgtttttttaccttaattttaaaaaatttagtatatAATTTGTAGATTTATAGATCATGCATCCATTACGAAAGAGTTCCACTTGATGTGAACATGCCACTTTCTCctaaaaaacttatatactAACAACcacctttttaatttaattttattttattttattttctatctcaAGTCCAACAGAAGTATCACTGTGTTCCTGAAGAATCTTTCTTCCATCTAGACACTTATTTAGTATATATTCCCTTAAGGATTAGTCCAACCAAACCATTTTATGGACTATGGTACATATGGTGCGCagctttttttatattattctctTTGTTGTCCTTTCTCAAGAAATGCTAGAAACCAAACCATATTTCTCTCTTTGTACTCTGTTAATGGTTTTCACAATTAAACTGGTGGAGAAAAGAATTCGATATAGTGATAAAGGAAGCATAGATGAAACTAATTCACATGAACAAATTTAGAAACTCAACCACATTCATAATTCATTGGCCCTGTAACATACATTATATCACaaatattacttatatatattcaatGTATACGTTGTACCACTGTCGACTGTGCATGTGGAGGATACagtcttaatttttatttttggcttaaataatttttttttatatttcactatttgttattttcaaatttttatttttaatatatataattagtctAAATTCATTAAGTGATGACTTGTCATTTTGttagtttatcatattattactTCTTAACTAGTGATATAATACtctattaatttgttatattattatttaattaactaaaattattaactgatgctaaaagttaaaagttttaaattatcagataataaaataataataaaaaatagatagtaaactgaaaataaatatattattagtataaaaaatatttaattttttttacaaaataaaactaaaagaaaaagaactagtgctttgaaatatttatgctattttttattcaattaattgcTTGTCGtgctttcttattttaattttttatatatatattcttacttTTAAACCAATAAtcgaaatattttaatttgaattgacTTATCAATGAAGCATATCTGATCTCACTAATGAGCATTGAGTCTAAAGTGACTACTGTCTACACTCTTACTAATTCTATCTACTTGTGTAACATTACACCTCAGTAATTTAAGGtgtaatcttttttattcttttgatcagatatttttaatattttttttcttttctctcttataaatgtttattttacacAATAGCATCACAACTAGaatgtaatgtttttttaaaagaaattattaataattaaaaatattttcatattaaaattttaaattgttgaTTACAAATACAGAATACAATTATGTCCAGAGATGTTTATCGAttgtaaattttagttataatataataatttataaatataaaaaaaacaccctCAAATAAAATACTACTACGACTTGGGGAATTCAAAGCTTAGAGAATAGTCAACGACAATTAATTGAGTGTTTGgctgcaaaattaattttaaataaatttaattttataaaattgattttgcttgaataaattttaagatttgtgtttaaatattttatttaaaaacaaataaaataataaaatttaaggtgataattttgttttataaaaaacacttgttaatataaaaaaaataaaaaataaactgacCTCATACATGTCCCCTTCGTTTAAAATACATTTCTTTTGTCTTGGCCATCACTATTACTAATATTGGTGGTTTAATCACCAAATGACGATGATGGAGTAGAGTTGGGGTAATGAGGTTGAGGTTGATGATGATCATAGTTGTTTGTGTTGAAGCATTGCCCCACCTCTTTTCATCACCCAAACACTATTTGTTGCCATTCCAATTTGGtaaattcttcttctttttttgtctttactGGTTAATTGATTCTCTTCCTAAGAGCTTGGAATTCAAAGGATAGTTTTTTAGCACCTGCACCTTTGGGGCCATATTCTCAAGATAAGGGCATTTTTGTCTTAAAAATGCATGTGCACAACACATGACACACTTGTTATGTTCTTGACCGATCCGGAAAAGTCAAAATGAGACACCGTGGCGCGCCAGAGGAACCACCGCAACCCCAACCTTCATTTCCTCACCGGAAAAAGAAGCGCAAGCGCAGAGCCACCGCCACCGCCACCGTCGGTTCCACTTCCGTTTCCTTCGAAACCAGCCACACCGATGCCCCTGACCAGCTCAACACTCACATTCATGACGCTGCTGTTGCGTGCGAGCAGAGTAAAGCCACCGCCGCCGGCGACGGTTTTCGTTTCGGTGAGCTAAGGCAGAGAAGCGTGAACGGTCGCGATAGTTTTGTAGATTTGGCAGTTACGGCAGTTGGTGACGGTTACGTGACGGAGACGGTGGAATCGTTGGAGCTAAAGCGTGTTTTGGGAAATGATTCGATTCGTGAGTAGAATCTTGCTAGTACCAGTATTTATGCTTCTTATCcattaatttaagatttttatttattttgtatctttaagttattttttatgcttGCAATAGCATGGATGCGATGTGATTGGTCCTGTCTTTTACAGACAGGGAAATCAAGTAGTGCTTTAAATATGTTTGGGACTCATGTGCAAAATTACATTTGAGGCAAAAGTAATTTTGTCAATGGATGATGACTCTTGTTTttgcattcaatttttttttatccttggaTTTACATTGGAACACGTATCACAACATTTCTAATTGCAAACCAAACATACCGAACATGCAATAGTTTTTAAAACTCTGTTATGTTAGTTCTTTCTTGATATTTAAGTAAGAGTTTAATTTCTCTGTAAAAATACACCATCAATCAATCACAAATCTTGTTGTCATGacttttaaattagttattgcAAAAGTTCACAAATTTACAATACACCACGATTTTCAATTGGACAACAGTCATTAAATAGATTATTTACTATTTAAGTGATAATTTATGCGAATGCATGTAATGTAGTGTGTGTGAGTGAAAAAAATGTTGTGTCCTGTTCTCTTCTTATGTTTCATTTGTATGTTGATTATTTGAATAGGTTTGTTGCCTGCCTTTTAATTTGTGTCTTGTTTTGTTAAGGCCTTTATGTTGTACAACTTGTTTTCAGCAAAGAGGTTGCCTGTGTCATCCTTTTTGGAGAAAGTGCTCCATGGAAATTCTGTCTGGAGCACTACAACTGTTGGGGATGAAAAGGGACGAGAAAGAGTGTATGACACTATCTTCCGCTTGCCATGGAGATGTGAACTGGTATTTGGTATACTTTCCTTTAATtcattgaaaaagaaataataataaataggaaCTTTGTTTGCAGTTCACTATGTCATCTATGGGTATACTCCAGTCCAGTGTTTAGATGCTGTAGTTTTCCTTCATAATTAACCGATCAGAATAAAATGTAGAAGTTTTGGGGAAAGGGTGTAACCTGAAACTGTCCAACTGCTTATTACTTATTTTATGGCTTTGTATTTCCATTAAGACATTCTACATTTGTGTCATGGTTTCTCAAACGTGGAATGTATTATTGCAGCTTATAGATGTTGGTTTCTTTGTCTGCTTCAATTCATTTCTGTCATTATTAACTATAATGCCCACAAGGATAGTGATGACCATTTGGAGGCTTCTGAAAACAAGGTTCGCCACCTTTCATCAATTTATGTTGAGTATGCTTGTGACTGTGAATTTAGATGGTGGACTAATCCTGCAGTATCAATTTCATTGGTTCAGGGTTGTAATTTAAGCAGTGTCCATCTAGTGCAATCCTTTTAGCATTCAGTTtcagaaatcataatttttttagggaATGAGAACAGGGTGGTTTTTTTGCCCATATTAAACAGTTGGCTTAACGAGACATTCTAAATGATATATGcctgaattttttattatagctGCCCTGCCCTGCCCTGGTCCTGTGTTTGCTGAAGAATTTGAACCAATCTCCCATTTTTTATACAACATGCTAATTTTTGTGCTTTGATTTGTATGCTCTTCTACCAATGTTCGTggtctgttttaaaatttgtggCTGCTTTTCAGGATTTTCAATTTTACACTCTGACCTTATAATGCTCATGGCAGGAAGTTCAAGAGGCCATCTACAATTGAGTTGTCAgattttggctgttttcttatTATGATTTGTGGAGTCATTGTTTTGCAGCAAATAGGTATAATGATAGTATGCTTCCATAGCTTTATcttatatatttcctttttacATTGATCACATTCAGTTCATTAcatttttatagaaatttagttttaagctccttgcttttaattttcttgtctTAGATATCAGCTTAATATATCATATGATCCGTGGTCAAGAAACAATCAAATTGTATGTGATCTACAACATGTTAGAGGTGAGCATAAATTATTCTTTGAACCTTGGTTTTAATTAGATCTCCATACATGACAAATTTCTGGACCTCTGATTGTAAATCTAGATGAATATTCAAATTAGCTTTAGTGTTTGGAATTTTTTCCATAGTTAGTGAGCCATAACTTGTGTAACCAAGAGGATATGCCATGATATGGAAGAGGGGAATTTTGCACTGAGAATCATGAAAGTATGAATGGTGTAATATATATTGGTACCTATATCATGGACTTTTGGTATTTGAACAATTCATTCGACAAATCACAACTACTCAAATTGTAAGCTTAGGAGTTAGGAGTGAGAGGATTCTTTTTTGGTCTTCTGTCTTATGTTGATTGCATAAGGGTCATATCATAACTACCTCAACTTTGGACTGAAACTTATAGTGACTGGTCCTTGAACCTTCTTGCagatatttgataaattatgtCAAAATTTTATTGGGGATGTATTGCCAATGTTATTTCATTCAGCAGAAGAATTTGCAAGATGTCCCCTGGAAACTGAAAGTATGAAATTCTGGATATGGAGATTTATTTCTGACCAAGTTTTAGCTGTTGTTGCTTCAAATATCCTTTTTCTTGgggttgataatttttttttcaggtaATTATTTCATCTTATGAAGGCAAGGGATAAAACAAAAATGCTGGTTATTTTCCTTGACTAGTTGTACTTGTTCATTCTTTTATCTTATTAGTTCAGGCAATCACTTTATCAGCCTGTATTGTTTCTCACTACAATGCTCTGCCAGCTTTGCTGGTGTCAAATAATTTTTCTGAGATCAAAAGCTATGTGTTCAAGGGATATAGTAAGGATAATGTTCACAGTATGGTGTACTCTGGTGAGTTATCTTTCTTACAGTAgttgttttttctttgattgcatTTTGTAtccctttttttatttggtctcattctttcattattttctttgtcCCTTTATCTTATTGCTGGCTAGCAGATTCCATAGAGAGATTCCACATCTCAGCATTTGTCTtatttgttttggctcaaaatatTCTGGAGGCAGAAGGACCCTGGTTTGGAAGTTTTATCAGTGtaagattatttaaaattatagcaCCTAATATATATTGCATAAACAAATAGTTTGAGAGATGAGAGAGGGTAGACCGAGAGAACGAGTGAGTCAGGGAGGGGGATTGCGAAGGAGAGATAGAGAGACTGTAAGAGGGCGAGTTCGAGTGAGAGAATGGGAGAGAGGGGGACAAGGCCGTCATCCATCCCCAAGAAGCCAACATGGGGATAAGTATGCTGTTAGAGAAAGGAGATGGGACATCAGACATGGTGAACACAGGGGTCTTGCAGAGAGATGGAGAGCAAATTACGAGGAGGACAACAGCTCTATCAGCACTAAGGAAGGGTGGATGGAAGTATCTCACAGGAGGAAAAGGATAACGGCAGTAAATAGAGGTATTTCTGAGTCCAATAATCATCAAGGGCAAGATAGGAGGGGAACATGGAGAAACAAGGATGATGTTACATCCTTCTACTTCTCAAGATTCCCTGATGGGATAGATGAGAAGGATCTATGGCAGACTTTCCAAAGATGGGGTAAGGTGTGAGAGGTTTTCATTCCCAAAGCTAAAAACAAGGCAGACCATAGATTTGGCTTTGTCATGTTTAAGGAGGTTCAAGATGTACAGAGGCTGGAAAGGCAATTAGATAACAGTATTTTCTTTGGAGGGATGAAAATGTTTGTTAATCGACCAAAATTTGAAAGGGGCAAGGTGACTAGAAGAAACCAATATGGTACTTCTATACATGGAAAGGAGAGAATGCAGGAGGTGCCTCAACGTGACCAAGGTGATCAGAAAATAAATGACAAAGGCGGAAGACTTCGGTCTTATGTTGAGGTGGTTAGGGCGGCGGTACCAGGAGAGGATAGCTTATGTAACCAGAAGGTTGACATCCAGGGAGACAACAGGGCCGTCCAGAGACCTGTGATCTTGAACCCAACCATGGAACACAAGGAGTGGTTACAGAAGGCCTGGGTGGGTAGATTGAAGAATAGAGGCATGTTTGAAAGAGTGGAGGAGGAATTGAGATGGGTGATAGACCCCGACATTAACCCTCGCTACTGGGTTGACGACTGGATCATCTTACCTAATATGAATGATGATAAGGCGATTCGGTTAATGAACGAGGAAAAGATGAATGGGTCCACACCTATCCTGGACCTTCAGAAGTGGTCCCAAGGTATTCGACCAACACACAGGTTGGCCTGGGTCCTGCTATGGGGTCTACCGCCGTTTGCTTGGGAGGTAGAATATATGGAGAGGGTGGTGGCGGAGATTGGTGAGTTGGTGGAAGTGGATGAAATGGTGGAGGAGCGACGGAGGATGGATGCGGTGAGAATTTTGATTAGGACGAAGTTGAGGCCGGGGAGCCAGACGGCGGTGCCAGCTGTCATCGACGGCGTTGGACTTGTTCTCGACGTCGTTGAAGACATGAATGGTGTTGGAATGAAGCCGAAACCAAAACAACCCAACAGCTGGTTTCCGCCATCCCCTTTCTCGGCGGAGCCAAACAGCCCTGTAACAGTTGCAGGCCATAGTCCAGGGGCCGATATCGACGGAGATTTCACCGACGGCGGTTCAGACGACACCGACGGTGGTTACTGCAAGCATTGGAGCCATTCCCAAACGTTCCACGCGTGTCGCGACCAATGGGCATCGGTAGCTGTCGCTTGGACCGGTCCTTCGCTGACAGGGAGGACGTGGCCCAATCTCATGACGACAACAAACTCGCGGACCATCATCTCATGCAAGAGGAGGACGGTGTGCCTCAGGAACCCAACAACGGTCACTTGCTTCAGGAAAGGAAAGCATTAAATGCTATGTCTCACAGTGGGAGGAGTGAAGACatgcaaaaggaaaaagaaagtcaCAGGTCAAATGCTGCAGTGGAGGAGCAGAAAGAAGAAGTTATCGAGGTCGTAGAAGAGGATCAGAATCAAAAAGAATTTGTGGATATGTCTGGAGTCAAAGCCCGAAATACAGAGGGAGAAAAGCCAAAAGCAAGACCTTTTAAGGAAAGTCTAGCCTATAGTAATGGTCAGTCTAATTATATGGCGAGCCAAACCCCTTTATCCTTAGGGCATTCTGATATCCATAAGGAAGGGGGGAGTTGGGCCAGCGGTCACATGGCCCAATTCCTGCTGCTATGAAGTTTTATGTTAGAAGAAAGGAGCCTACGGGGTTTAGTGGAGAGGCCCAATCTAATCTGGAATTTGCCATGGAC of the Glycine max cultivar Williams 82 chromosome 13, Glycine_max_v4.0, whole genome shotgun sequence genome contains:
- the LOC100804023 gene encoding uncharacterized protein isoform X1, with amino-acid sequence MEEETMVTWSTWEELLLGGAISRHGTRDWTVIAAELKTRTVSPCIFTPEVCKAKYEELNFQYPGGCTSWFEELKKKRVAELKRDLKQSEEVIGSLEMKIETLKAGRDEKRDDCHVDNGSAEPELNVPSHKLDRVNDSPKEMSKDGLSAGSFTHETKTNWTHECQIPATSCEDVATKPEASGSTEQEKVLNVDKLANIVYQEHGGCLKKPRGKRKRKDCSRSINEVSVRESDFSADVCKESSLSYCGEIVKSSGVNEENANLKTAGIKDLMELLDSFLVVQGASVFTYKHDNQKQGRYEKLIRQHVDFDTIKSRIHNGTIKSVVELLRDLLLLSNNALVFYSKNTREHKTGLQLRDLVIKTLTEKLESSSTSPVGDPSVNVISTRSSTSYLRDSSARVRSMPSTSPVRDSSVKVRSMRPGNRKIVAKVAGGSSSAERVLVGAKKANKVDTIPAERVSAAVKKANKVDSPPSVESLSFKKACGGRTRTVGHESAVKRNATPRNDRKRIAK
- the LOC100804023 gene encoding uncharacterized protein isoform X2, whose amino-acid sequence is MKIETLKAGRDEKRDDCHVDNGSAEPELNVPSHKLDRVNDSPKEMSKDGLSAGSFTHETKTNWTHECQIPATSCEDVATKPEASGSTEQEKVLNVDKLANIVYQEHGGCLKKPRGKRKRKDCSRSINEVSVRESDFSADVCKESSLSYCGEIVKSSGVNEENANLKTAGIKDLMELLDSFLVVQGASVFTYKHDNQKQGRYEKLIRQHVDFDTIKSRIHNGTIKSVVELLRDLLLLSNNALVFYSKNTREHKTGLQLRDLVIKTLTEKLESSSTSPVGDPSVNVISTRSSTSYLRDSSARVRSMPSTSPVRDSSVKVRSMRPGNRKIVAKVAGGSSSAERVLVGAKKANKVDTIPAERVSAAVKKANKVDSPPSVESLSFKKACGGRTRTVGHESAVKRNATPRNDRKRIAK
- the LOC100804551 gene encoding protein POLLEN DEFECTIVE IN GUIDANCE 1 isoform X2, which encodes MRHRGAPEEPPQPQPSFPHRKKKRKRRATATATVGSTSVSFETSHTDAPDQLNTHIHDAAVACEQSKATAAGDGFRFGELRQRSVNGRDSFVDLAVTAVGDGYVTETVESLELKRVLGNDSIPKRLPVSSFLEKVLHGNSVWSTTTVGDEKGRERVYDTIFRLPWRCELLIDVGFFVCFNSFLSLLTIMPTRIVMTIWRLLKTRKFKRPSTIELSDFGCFLIMICGVIVLQQIDISLIYHMIRGQETIKLYVIYNMLEIFDKLCQNFIGDVLPMLFHSAEEFARCPLETESMKFWIWRFISDQVLAVVASIVHSFILLVQAITLSACIVSHYNALPALLVSNNFSEIKSYVFKGYSKDNVHSMVYSDSIERFHISAFVLFVLAQNILEAEGPWFGSFISNILLVYLFEMAIDVIKHSFIAKFNNISPVAYSEFLEVLCKQTLHMQTEDAKKKLTFVPLAPACVVIRVLAPVYAASLPYNPLPWRLFWILLFSAITYIMLTSLKVLIGMVLQKHARCCEWPC
- the LOC100804551 gene encoding protein POLLEN DEFECTIVE IN GUIDANCE 1 isoform X1 — protein: MRHRGAPEEPPQPQPSFPHRKKKRKRRATATATVGSTSVSFETSHTDAPDQLNTHIHDAAVACEQSKATAAGDGFRFGELRQRSVNGRDSFVDLAVTAVGDGYVTETVESLELKRVLGNDSIPKRLPVSSFLEKVLHGNSVWSTTTVGDEKGRERVYDTIFRLPWRCELLIDVGFFVCFNSFLSLLTIMPTRIVMTIWRLLKTRKFKRPSTIELSDFGCFLIMICGVIVLQQIDISLIYHMIRGQETIKLYVIYNMLEIFDKLCQNFIGDVLPMLFHSAEEFARCPLETESMKFWIWRFISDQVLAVVASIVHSFILLVQAITLSACIVSHYNALPALLVSNNFSEIKSYVFKGYSKDNVHSMVYSDSIERFHISAFVLFVLAQNILEAEGPWFGSFISNILLVYLFEMAIDVIKHSFIAKFNNISPVAYSEFLEVLCKQTLHMQTEDAKKKLTFVPLAPACVVIRVLAPVYAASLPYNPLPWRLFWILLFSAITYIMLTSLKVLIGMVLQKHARCDRWSPDNTFPRSLQLVFKVKCRKLFLQSCRCSQEFSKSGRSCHLIRTLVRSSVLIL